TCGGCAGTTCGCTGCTGTTCTTCGGCGTCTTCCTCGTGATGATCTACGCGGCCACCGGGCGGCCGGCGTACGTGCTCGTGGGCCTCGGGCTGTTCGGCGCGGGCGCGAGCGCCGCGTACGCGGTGTTCACGCACGTGCAGTCGCGCATCGCCATCTGGCTCGACCCGTTCGCCGACGCCGCCGGGCGCGGCTACCAGCTCGTGCAGTCGCTGTTCGCGCTCGGCGCCGGCGGGATGCTGGGTACCGGAATCGGGCACGGCTTCCCCGGACGTATCCCGTTCGTGGCCACGGACTTCATCTTCACGGCCATCGCCGAGGAGATCGGGCTGCTCGGAGGCGCGGCGCTCATCCTCGCGTACTTCGCCCTGTGCGCACGCGGCATGGCAACGGCGGTCCGCGCGCGCTCGGACATGAACGCGCTGACGGCCGCCGGGCTGGTCGCGACGCTCGGACTGCAGACGTTCGTCATCATCGGCGGCGTGACGCGGCTCATCCCGCTGACCGGCATCACGCTGCCGTTCGTGAGCTACGGCGGCTCGTCGATGCTGTCGAACTTCATCCTGCTCGCGCTGCTCATGCGGGCGGGCGACGCGCCGCGCGGCGAGGAGGTGCCCGAGGCCGGGCTCACCGGCGCACTCGGTCGGGTCGCGCTCGCGCTGCGCGTGCGCGGCGTCACCGGGGCGCTGTCGCTGTTGTTCGTCGCGCTCATCGTGAACCTCACGTGGGTGCAGGTGTTCCAGGCCGACGCGCTGGCGGCGAACCCCGCGAACACCCGCGGGCTGGCCGAGGAGATGGCGCGGCCGCGCGGAGAGGTCGTCACGACCGACGGCAAGGTCCTCGCCCGCTCGGTGAAGCGTGGCGACGCCTACGAACGCGAGTACCCGGAGGGTGCGTTCGCCTCGCATGTGCTCGGATACTGGGACGCGAAGTACGGCCGCGCCGGCATCGAGGCGGCGATGAACGACGCGCTGCTCTCCGAGCGCGCGTACTCGAACGTCGGCGACCTCATCGACGAGGCTGCCGGCGTCCCCGTGCCCGGCAACGACGTCGTGCTCACGCTCGACTCGCGCGTGCAGGAGGCCGCCGAGGCGGCGCTCGCGGGACATCGCGGCGCGGTCGTGGTGCTCGACCCGCG
This is a stretch of genomic DNA from Actinomycetota bacterium. It encodes these proteins:
- a CDS encoding peptidoglycan glycosyltransferase; the encoded protein is MARGRDHDPGLRAAAGPRRAPRRWHPAEGPRGCLGGGRAVPHARGRHDVRARDRRAGGAGAVSLAVRTRRDTELLLLLAAMPVIALAFALVHGASDRTVAWTDLAVPGGLLGAFLVAHAVARRFARNADPAALPIAALLSGVGLAFLTRLDPALATAQVLWLFAGVAVMAATLVLVPSLETLARYKYTTALAGVVLLLLPAVIGREVNGAKLWLRVGGMSFQPAEVAKILLVLFFAAYLSENREVLSVSTKRALGVWLPPARRLGPLLAMWAVSLVVLVAERDLGSSLLFFGVFLVMIYAATGRPAYVLVGLGLFGAGASAAYAVFTHVQSRIAIWLDPFADAAGRGYQLVQSLFALGAGGMLGTGIGHGFPGRIPFVATDFIFTAIAEEIGLLGGAALILAYFALCARGMATAVRARSDMNALTAAGLVATLGLQTFVIIGGVTRLIPLTGITLPFVSYGGSSMLSNFILLALLMRAGDAPRGEEVPEAGLTGALGRVALALRVRGVTGALSLLFVALIVNLTWVQVFQADALAANPANTRGLAEEMARPRGEVVTTDGKVLARSVKRGDAYEREYPEGAFASHVLGYWDAKYGRAGIEAAMNDALLSERAYSNVGDLIDEAAGVPVPGNDVVLTLDSRVQEAAEAALAGHRGAVVVLDPRTGAVLALASAPDFDPKEAGDILGRRTAVAGSPLTDRATDGLYPP